AGGTTCTACACAAATTCTGttatatgttttaatataaaacaattataCTTTCAATTATAAgcctattttatttataactgttatGTCTATACTTTAAATACTTacattctttataaataaattgtaaaaaaaaaaaaaaaaaaaaaaaaaaatgttgaaatggaACATTTGGaatgggccccttagttccagtaaagagaaattgtaatgacacagcatataaagacatcctatacaatagtgtgcttccaactttgtggcaacagtttggggaggtgtccacaaacatttggccatatagcatatAGTGGGGCTTACATCACTTATGCAAGGCTAAGCCCAGTCTTctgaaaatgttacaaaaagcCCTAGACTGAATGGGGgaatctttagaaaagttcacTGTTTAACACATCACAAGTTTCACAGATCCATTATTACCTAGCCAAGTGAAAATGATAAATTACGTACAAGTGAACACACAGATCTCTGTGAGCAAATATGACCAAATAAGGGCCTAAAAATCACAGTTGATACTTTTTTCCTAAAGTATTGCTGACTGATACTGATTGAGATGCTGTTTATGTCCACTATCAGCTCACACAAGAGATTTTATGTCACTATTGTCTTCTATAAATTATGCCTGTTTGATAGCTAGACTATTTATGATAGCaaaattataaatgtacatttttcatttttgccaTTGCTACTAATGCATCACAATTTTAACCATTTCTGTCAATTGAACAATGCGCTAATAATAAAGAGCTTCCTTGAAAGAGCATATTTATAAAGAGCTTCCTTGAGACCCCCTATTCATCAAGACCAGCTGATAAAGTGggttatgtactgtatatttgcaCTTCCATCATTTAGACATCAGTGTCCACGGGGGGCTGTCTGTCCACACAAGGAGACAGTGAGTCCTGACTATGAGTGGAGCTTATACCAGTGTCCGAGTCTGTGTCTGTCACATCACTAGGTGAAAGTTTCTGTCTAAGTGTCCCTGCGGTCTTCTGAGAGACACCAGGCCTGACTGGGCTCTTCAGGTAAACAGGGTTGGGTGGCTCAGCACAGTCCTCCAGCTGCATTGAGCTCAGCTGTGCAATAAGGTACTGGTACTCCTGGTTCCTGGACTGCAGCaatgttgtgttatgctgaagCTCCTTTTCAAGGTCCTGGGTTTGGGTGTGGAGGGAAATTCCTGCTCTCATACTTGCCTCCAACTCAGTCCGCAAGGTATCCAGCTCTAAAGATTCTGCAGACGACAGGGCAGAGATGGGGTCAAACTCCAAAGCAGGACTTGCAGCTGTTGCCCCTTCAAGTTCCTCAGTGTCCAATGTGCAAACAGCTTTCCTCAGCTCCAGGTCAATGGCTCTAGAAAGCTCATCAATGAGTTCCTGATGTCTGAGCACCTGTAGGTCCAGTTGTGCAATACCATCACTGGTATACAAGTATTCCTGCAGTTGGTCCTCACACTGGGATATAGATAAAGAAAGCAATTGACTATTGGCACTCTCAGTGAGCCCTGAATCAGGCACACAGCTTTCTTTCAGCTGCTGCTCCACAAGCTCGAGCTCCAGGTCCAGATCCCGTATCTGGTGAAGCTGCTGTCGGATGGTGTAGTCCTGGGAGATGATAAGTTGCACCATTTTGTCAATTTCCTCAGAACCCTCTGAGCTTCCTTCCTTCTGCATTTTCTCCAGTTTGCGGAAGGCCTTCTTCACCATGCGTTTCTGGCGCTCCACAGGAAGGTTCCTGGCATACTGAGCTGGACCCTGCTCCCATCTCTTAGACCTAAGTCCCTTAGACTTTGAAGCCCTTTTGGGTACAAACTCACTAGTCttcactaaaacaaactgtacGAAGGGTCTCTCATCACCCCATGCATTCCACAAACGGAGGATACGCGTGAGGGGAGGCAGAGCCCTTTCAAACCCCTTCCACCGCTCCAGGAGACAGAACTCTTTTGGCTCTCCATGTAGGAATCTTTTACTTTCTGGTATGGTCTTATGGTCTTCCAGTAAAGCCTGAACCACATCAGCACAGGTTGTATGCTTGGTGACACCAGAAACAACTTTCTCCTCTTTGCCTACTAAAACTTGGACTTCTTTTGCTGGtgtctcctctgtctctttagacctgaggaaagaaaaacaaaaagtttaTTATGAAAGCTGAACTACTTGGAGGCAATTCAGTAGCTgcaagaaaatgagagaaaatgatgTGTAAATTGCTTACATACATAAATCCACATTCATGAccactaaaatgtaaattgaTTTTGGTTAACCGCATGTAACCAGAGTATAGCCAGAGAAATTTAGTAAGGTCATGACAAGGTTGCATGATAGTAGTTAACTAATAATTTCAATTATTTTGGTCAGtactgaaattattattatttattgggTATCAGCACAGTATGAATTCCAGCAAAACacattagtgattttttttcctaacataTTAGAAACTCATGATATGATGGATCTGATTCAATAAACACTAGACTTTGTCAGCAGTGTTTCCAGAGTTTTGCATTTTGAACATAAAAGGCTTGCTGTTATAAACTTATCACGTGCTTAAAGATATGTTAGACTCTGGATTTGTAGGTTGGATAGActcactttatttttcttggAATAAAGCTGTTGACTGTATTGATTAGTGTCAGATTAAAAGTGTCATCCTTAGGTTGCTTTTGTGTCCTCATAAAGTTTACTTCAGGGATGAGACATTACTCAGTTGCCACAGGGCAAACTTCAAGAGGTCTAGTCAGTTTGTTATCCAAGTTGTACATAAAGTCAGGTTTGGTGGTCCACAGAACAGAATTTTTGTGAACGCTATTTATTATAGATAGGATGACAGAAGAATTTATTTAGAAGTGAATTTTTACTGCAAACATGTCAGgctgacaatgtccactgtgtTATCCTTTACTACCTGTGACAGTAGGCTATCCTTTTACAGATCAGAGAGGAGTAAAGCCAGGACACTTAATATGAATCTAGTTAACAGGGCTTTAACATATAATGAAGTCCCACATCCCTTCCTTGAATTTCTAGGGTTGAAAAATACAGCCATCAACATCAAGCATGGATAAGCACATCCATGTACATCTGAAAACCAAGTTTCTTCGTTAGCTGCTACATCAAACTTGACTGAAATTTGTCCAGTGTTGTTTACCAAAGACCTGAGGTTAGACAAAGGTGGAGCTCTGGTGAGTTTTAGGTCCGTGTTAGGCTTATGCCTGGCAATGGCTGACAGAGTTACAGCAGTAACAGCCCCCAGGGACAGTAAAAGCTCATTTAGTGAAGGTTTAAAGAAAATttcatttactgatttatttcacaCAAATAATAGCAATATGATAATATTCCTACACATGAACATAATTGAACATGCTGGGTGATGTGATATCCTACATTAATACAACATTTCTGTTCCTAGCAGAAATCTAGAAATGCGGTTGCTGAGCTGCACTGGTTGAATGTGCTTAGGAGGGGCACTGTGCGCCATTGTGGTACAGATATCACGCAAGAAGCGCGAGGATGGCTGGCCTGAGCACGCACAGAAGTATCATGGTGAAAAAATAAGCAGGTGCCGTGAATTGAGTACACACAAAGGTATTCACGAGCGTGGAACAGTGAAGCATGTGTAAACTGTCCTGAGTGAGAGgacttcagttctgcgagcactgagacacatgCACTTTTTTCCACTTGCTAGCCTTTACTCATGAGACAAGATAACATAAAATAGCCATGAacataaaaaagtaatttgtaatCTTGCTTATATTCTGAGAActcatgtttaaatatatagttaacATGTAAAATTTATAATGCATGGTTTTGCGAGTTTTTGAAAATCaccttttataataatttgccctaatttttattattattattattattattattattattattattattattattattatgtgtgtttaaactgtgtggtaataaaaaaataaaaggtaaagcaaataaaaaaaaaataatagcctTCCCCCTCATTGAAATCTGCATCATAACCCCCTCCTCAACCCAGCTTAACAGTTTACTCTggttattttcacacacagttaACTGAATAGGATTATTCTTTCACAAGCACAGGGCTAGTTCTGTTTCTTTTGAGTATTAACACCTCTGGTACTCCTGGCCAAGACCTGAGTAGTAACACTTCAAAACTGAACAAATGGTATTATAGTATTACGGGGTTCTATCTAGGTGAAAAATAAATGGCAGATAGAAAGGTCATGGTTTGTAAAGGTAACAATAGCACAGATGTTTGACATGAGTAATTAGAATTATAATCTGTATTTTCATAAGCCaaatctacagaaaaaaaaaaaaaaaaaaacttttcagcaCAACTTGCTTGTTGACCTGGTCTTTTCAGATTTGTAGCCTGGCACAACATTATCTAGGTTTCCACCTGGCACAGAAAAACAAGTGGCATATTGTGTGAGTCCTTGATAAAAGACCCCAAAGGAATGTAATACGTATGCAACAATGTGAGTGGCTGGTTAATGGTTAGAAGATCCTGAGAGTTCAATTGAGCCAAGTAAATACCTGAGCTATTCACACAGCAAACAACTTAACGTATCTCCTACATACACAGAAACCGCCTATGACCGCTTAATCAAATGTACAGAGCTGCTGCCTCAGCAGATGTGCAATGTCCAGGAGTCAGAAGAAACATTTAACTCTTCTGATTTAATTAGAATGCTTAAACACTGACAATGTTACTGCGTAAACCTGATGGTGATGTCAAAAATCCTATGCAGGCAAAGTATTAAGCTTCTAAtacatgacatgacatgtcATCCATGATTGCTGTGTGAGCCAGTACTTGTAATCCTAGCTAATCCTTTTAGGGCATGTGTGGTAAAGGTGGCAAAAGGCTATCGTTAGCTTTACGTCATACTGTGAATTAGTGATTTCCAACAGTATAACTGACGTTAAATCACTGTtagtgtgcgcgcacacacacacacacacacacactctgtttccAGCGTCAGCACCTACCTACTTCCCACTGACCCCAACCAAAAACCCAATATGCCTCCTCAACACCTGTCACATcaacttttaaacattaaaaaatctgTTCTGAATTTGCTATGACTACCTCACTGACGTCTTAACAGTGGTTAAAAGTGTAACAATAGTGGTTAGGTAATTGTTAGaaattagacatgaggaaatgGCTTCACAATGCTTATTCACGGCCTAAGCCACCTGCAGTCTTCTCATCTCAAGTAAGTGCTATTAAAGAAGAACATAAAACCACACACCAACAACTCTATACCATGCACCAGCTAGTTCAGAAGCTAACATTCTTAGCCTGGCAATCAAAATCATGCCTGCATTAACATGTGATCATGTTGATGATTTGATTTTGGTTGACCAACACATCCATATGATTGCATAACCTACGCACTGTTGCATCATGACACACACAGTTAGGACACGACCGGTGTGTAGGTGAAAGAGAGGCAAAGCAATCTCTTGTAATATTGACATgagtatttgtgtttgttgtccAGAAAGTTAGTTTCTCAATTACTGATTCATTAGTCTTTGCTGCCTGTGGGAAACTTAACGCCATTTTAGAGTTGTTCTTCTGATGCCTATTCAGCATGACAGTAAATACTATGAGTTAACCTGACTGCTTTCTCTTAACTATTAGAATATCCACTGCAGTAGTGTactatgttaaataaatctgcaCAGGTTAAAgagctaaataataataaaaaaaaattacttgttACATATTGTTCTATACAAATACTGGCTTTGTATGAAGCCGAAGCACATATTTATACAGGAAAGCACCAAATGGGGGATGGAAGCACCTGTGTTTGTCTTGTGTGAAAAATCAGTGGACACCAGCAGCATCCTGTTACACACTTCCTGTCAGCAAATGCAGATATTTCCCTGACAGTATCAGAACAAAAATAGAGATGTGAAGCTGAGGTATAGGAAACTTTTTATGTGGAATAACAGTTCTATGACCgtttacagagaaaccaaaaGCAGAGACTAGGTACTTGTGTATTCTAAAGTGACGAATACTGTACTTGTCTACTTTAATATACAATGATCTATTCCTGTTGCGACCTAATGCTGTGCTTTCGTGACCATTAGAGACATACTGCATGTTGAGTGCAATACAGAACAACCTTGCTGCATTCCTCCACACCCAGCATTGTGCTTGACCACCAAGCAGAAAGAACTAATGTCATTCAGATGGTAAAGAGTGTATTTTCCAGCTTAAGGAACAATCTTTCAGGCGACATTACATGTACATTAGGAATACTAATCTCCTTGGTCAGTCAGTCACTGACTCCTCAAgtgatttttattgttttatcatACAAAACCAGTACCATATATCAATGGTCAATATAACAACAGGACACTCATGTAGAGTCCTGTGCAAATGTCAGCACATGCAaagccttcaaaaataatgaaattaaatgtttctacataaaaaaaatactagagCAGGAAACAGTAATAAACCTAACAAACTTAAGTCAAAATTTGGTGCGTCAATGCTTTGCTTTTTCAAAAAacatcttatatttggtttattgtaatctaataataagaaatactagataaatgtgactatattcaagatattttcacttgataagaTGACTTGTTTTCAgtgcagttcttctggagaatTTGACTACTgcatttacttcttttttttgcatgtaaaacccagcagccttcattaggTTTTTGTCTGAATGGTGTTCTGATatatgatatgtttttttttttttttttgcaaaaaaaaaaaaaaaaaaaaatgcaaaaatttttctgtaacatttacgTTTTTGTATTGACtcagtaatgcagaagtcataaacatctataacaaaatctGTACTAAACAAAAGGTGACTTTTGCACTGTACAGTATAACattagtatagtacagtataacAACAGTATAACATTACATAACATACTGATTGGGATTTTCTATAGGCATTTGTTGTATTCAGAGTGAACATCAGAGGTACACAGACTTGTGggaaatgtatgaaaaatgatTATCATGGTAATGATTAGGGTGATCCGATACTGAGCATTGCTACTGGAGCTGATACTGCCTTGTAATGATGGACCTGTATTACATCAGAGTTGACACATTTTTCATCTTGTCTTAAAGCAAGCTGTCATTGTACTGCCATGGTTACTAAGAGGATGTCAGTATCGGATCAGTATTGGTATCATGGAAAAAGTAGGATCTAAAGCTTTAAGTTAAAAAGTAATCATCCAAATAATCATTCAAGtaagtttaataaaatatctaGTAAAAAATATCAAGGAGCATGTTACTTGTTACCCAGGATCAGATTTACATTTAGGAACAAGcagtgatgatagtgatgatgatgatgatgatgatgatgatgggagAAAAAAGCAATTCAATGcaagtaaatatttcaaagcaaAATATTAACATGTTTTAATCATAAACAAAGTCAGCGTACACCTTTCTTCTGTgaaacaacattaaatctagCATTCTCTGCTTCTTACTAGGCGACATGGAGGACAAAAGCAGGGTTTAGTGTTATAGTGCACTTGCACTGTCaaatttttaattgtatttcagttttttatgtttgttttttttaactatctTCAacttatatttgtatttattgttgtgtACTCACACAGGAATAAACCCACAGTGAGCACACAGGAAGGCCCAAGTGACTTCCTATTCAATATATACGCTcactacataaaaaatatagtgCACAACATGCCCAACAGAGctccatttgggattcagccacaCAAATGTAGCAAGAAGAATATAGCAGAATATAATGAAGCCAAAGTATATTTGTGTTTACAAATTCACTTGAgagtaaaaagcaaaaaaaaaaaaatctctcccTATAAACAGTACTTTCCCAAGGATAATTTACTCGAGTTAACTCAAGTAAACACTGGActttgaaatgtgtaaaaacagacTAGTAACCCATTAAGAGAACATTTAAAGATATATGACTACATGTGTAAAGTGAGTTCATAAGCACTAGTCAAATGAATGTGTACAGTAAGTGACAGGACTTTGTTGCCAGCTTTGACTGGAGATACAACCACAAGAAACACTTTTGGTGACTTTCCTGAGCCTTATCTAAAAAGGATGAGGGATACTGACAGAATAAACATGGCTGTTGATCTTTAGCGGGGACATCTTAAGCAGATAGTCATCTTCAGTGGAGACAAAACAATCTGAAATGAGTGAGCTCACAGCGCAGCATGTTTTGAGTTACAAAAACTTTGATTAATGCTCTGAGATTAACTTTCTGTCCATGGGCTCACTCGTATAATTAGATCATACGACAAAGCAATTTAACTGTCACAATAATATGTATCAcctaattattataataaacagacaGGACAACGTGTACCATACTGCTTATAAAAAATAACTACCAATGCTCCCTGGCACACATGGATGACACACAGGTGTATAATATAGCATGTATAATAACCACATGTGGCAAAGCTGTGATTTACTTCAAACCCTGGCTGTTGTGATGGACTGCTGctgcaaaaggaaaaaaaaaacatagcagaGGCATTTTCATAGCAAACATGTTGATGAATTAAATGATCCACCACGCACAAGACAGTCTTCATGCGCCACATAAAATAACAGACGATGGGAATTGGGCTACCTCTGATCTGTTTTCCATCTTAACACTTGAGataattacagtgtgtgttgctTTAAAGGAGGTTGttctgtaatataaaaaaaaccccttTGTGACAAAGCGTTGGAAATTCAATATGTCTCgtaaacatttacaaagacttattctcgattctgattggtcaaaaggtgttgattaacttctataacagcagctaatGCAGCAGTGccagctgcaaagcaaatcacagatttacattaatgcgctctttctaatacgttcttgtttctataatatatatattcagtgcTAAAGTTAGGCAATATCATGCTGCAggtccaaaacaaaaaaaaaaagttgtaccTGCACCGTTAGACATACATTAGGTATGTTTATACTCTTGCTACAAATAAACCTTTTCCCCAGAAAGTACAGTAAATGCGTCTGGATGGTAATGATCTGCATAGCACTAATGTTGAATTATcaccaacaaataaaaaaaaaaaccctgcagctATATATTCAATACTGACAGatgtttttttcaaaattaaaaataaaataacaggaGTTCAGCATTAGGCAGCAAAACTGAACgctgttcattttaattaaaaactgtaagTATTCCTTCAATGCGGTCAGATTTAATAAAAGACTGGACTTAATTTGacactattcattcatttcatttaacactttattaaactCTGTAAGTCTAAATCTTTATGAGTTAATGAAAACATCAGCAAATTCATTATGATATTCAAGCCTGAGGTTGTATGAAGAGAtattaaggttaaggttagggatGGGATTAGCattgtattttttcttcttatgacttcattcaaatgaaatttaaaaaaattcaaccaCACTGGCCTTGTTCATTCgaatttgtacaaatttctCATAAAGTCTGAATAGCTCATTTAAGCCTACATTTAAGACAGGTTAATTTAGAACTGTACTAATTCTACATTATAGTTCTCACTTTATCATTGGGAATTTTCATCATGCTGCCAGTGTGAGcagctatttatttatctctgtGGCTCCAAACACTTGTTTGTGAACAGAAGGCAGACAGTCCGTAATTGCTGTGACATCACAACTGTTAAACAAGGTCCTTAAGGAAACAGGACAGCTAATTATATAGGCATTAATAACAGCATCCCTTGTCATGAAACCCCTTTTAAAGAGATCAGTCTGCAATAAAGGAATGGCCTTGAATATCCCAGTTTCTCAGTGGAGGCTGGTATTCCTTCCACTACATCATGAGGATCTTTGAGGTTGTATATAAGGCTGAGAAATCATATAGTGTATGCACTGTACACTTAAACAAACAACTCACCTCGAACAACCTGCatgttaatctttataattaatatttgatcTTCATTGGTGTTcgagatttattttgtaatgagtTTAAGCTTCTTTTATCTACATACTGGTCAGTTTTCACTATGGCTGATGCTTTCCAACGTTGCCCACAATGCTCATGCTTTGCCAGTGGGATGAAGcctttgcttcatctctacttGACGAGattgatgcagcagtgctttagtgcTTCAGTCTGCCCAGCTTGCTCACCACCTCATCTTGTAtattctgctcaaacagatcaagttccaaagcttcaactttcatactaataccaccatcaacaccattgTGCTTGTCTCTCATAACtcactaactagccaagctgaatctctgctgtaactcactGCAAGCCGCCAGTCACTGTACTATGAAGTTTCCAGTAGGCGTTCCTACTACTGGTTGCCATAGTAACATTTATCAGTGGGTGGAGCAACAGCGTTCCACTTTTGACAACAAACCAGTTTTCTTTCTgctaaaattaaacattctggAGGGAGAGCgtttgtatataaaattcacCAGTGTATATATGCATCATATCATATGACAAGAAGGAGAAGCAGTGTGTGCTCCTCTATCTGGAGCGAAAGCGCAAGCGCCAATTAGCTTAGCTTAACTTATGGCCTTAGCGCGTTTAAAGCCACAAATCACGTGCGATCTACTGTCTTCACTCCCACCAGTAGTCAATGCACCAAGTCGCTGCAAATTCGCAAAAGTTCAACTTTTCTCAACTCTGTCGCGTCACTGGACACGCCCACATCTAGTCACAAACAGTCGCTGTCGCTCATGTCATCGGAAGTCGCCAGCtctcattgaaaatgaatgatctGTCGCTTTGTCGCTGCGAGTCGCTGTATATATGAACGTACCTTAACTGTGCTAGCAAATGTCCTCCCTGTGACGTCAGAGCAGCACACAACTGAAAACTTCTTACAGGAGTAaacaaaatacagcaccaaccaacaaatgaACAAAGCACAAActtttcagtataaacaaactGCATGTGATTCAGGGTGGAGTTCtcctttaatacacacacatacatttcatagacacacacacacacacacacacacaagcacctgcatgtgtgtgagctgaagAGCAGAGCTGAGGAGTAActctttaatacacacacatacatttcatagacacacacaagcaccaagtacctgcatgtgtgtgagcagaagagcagagCTGAGGAGTAActctttaatacacacacatacatttcatagacacacacacacacaagcacctgcatgtgtgtgtgagctgaagaGCAGAGCTGAGGAGTAActctttaatacacacacatacatttcatagacacacacacacacacacacacacacacaagcacctgcatgtgtgtgagctgaagAGCAGAGCTGAGGAGTAACTCGAGCCTGAGCCACCATATGATCCAACAGCAGTGTCGCCTACACTGTAAGCAAGTCCTCTCACTCCTACAGCAGAGCTCTCCATTCAGACACAAAAACCCTCTCAGCTCCATCAAACACGGCACAAGATAAGAAGAACATGGTTTTTTCGTTAGAATTTTACTTCTGTAGTctgtaaaaatgtctaaaaactgCCTGTACGTCCCTAAAAAGTCACACGAAATTAAATTAAGAAGTCTACCTGCTTTTCAGTCGTGCTTTCAGAAAGTTTCGTCCAAACGGCGCCATTGTGTTTCAGCTCGAGCGCTCAGTTCCGAGGCATCGCGCGAGACCAGCACACAAGCGCACGAGAGAGCGCAGGCTACCTACTGAGGGAAAAGTTGTGAACTTGTGAACTGAGTTGAAAGCAGCCGGAGGTAGTGTAGTAGCCTGCTGTGTCAATGGGCCGTCCCACTACGAGGAGGGAGTTACAGTACGTCTCAAATCCGCACACTACCCTACTATaaagcatgtgaaaataaataaataaataaatcaaacaaacaaacaaacaaacaaacaaaaaagccacaTAAGAGTGAATAGGGATACTCTGTCATTTAGTACTGGAGTGTTTTTTAGCACATAACCCGGAAGGAGCTGTTCTGCTAGTCTGTATGGTTATAAAGTCGAACTTTACTTGTAATGATAAACTAACGGCGTCTTAAGATGGCGACGGGGATTCCCTC
The genomic region above belongs to Pangasianodon hypophthalmus isolate fPanHyp1 chromosome 6, fPanHyp1.pri, whole genome shotgun sequence and contains:
- the rassf9 gene encoding ras association domain-containing protein 9 isoform X2, coding for MAPFGRNFLKARLKSRSKETEETPAKEVQVLVGKEEKVVSGVTKHTTCADVVQALLEDHKTIPESKRFLHGEPKEFCLLERWKGFERALPPLTRILRLWNAWGDERPFVQFVLVKTSEFVPKRASKSKGLRSKRWEQGPAQYARNLPVERQKRMVKKAFRKLEKMQKEGSSEGSEEIDKMVQLIISQDYTIRQQLHQIRDLDLELELVEQQLKESCVPDSGLTESANSQLLSLSISQCEDQLQEYLYTSDGIAQLDLQVLRHQELIDELSRAIDLELRKAVCTLDTEELEGATAASPALEFDPISALSSAESLELDTLRTELEASMRAGISLHTQTQDLEKELQHNTTLLQSRNQEYQYLIAQLSSMQLEDCAEPPNPVYLKSPVRPGVSQKTAGTLRQKLSPSDVTDTDSDTGISSTHSQDSLSPCVDRQPPVDTDV
- the rassf9 gene encoding ras association domain-containing protein 9 isoform X1 translates to MESSAVGVRGLAYSVGDTAVGSYGGSGSSYSSALLFSSHTCRSKETEETPAKEVQVLVGKEEKVVSGVTKHTTCADVVQALLEDHKTIPESKRFLHGEPKEFCLLERWKGFERALPPLTRILRLWNAWGDERPFVQFVLVKTSEFVPKRASKSKGLRSKRWEQGPAQYARNLPVERQKRMVKKAFRKLEKMQKEGSSEGSEEIDKMVQLIISQDYTIRQQLHQIRDLDLELELVEQQLKESCVPDSGLTESANSQLLSLSISQCEDQLQEYLYTSDGIAQLDLQVLRHQELIDELSRAIDLELRKAVCTLDTEELEGATAASPALEFDPISALSSAESLELDTLRTELEASMRAGISLHTQTQDLEKELQHNTTLLQSRNQEYQYLIAQLSSMQLEDCAEPPNPVYLKSPVRPGVSQKTAGTLRQKLSPSDVTDTDSDTGISSTHSQDSLSPCVDRQPPVDTDV